Proteins encoded together in one Candidatus Kaiserbacteria bacterium window:
- the dnaE gene encoding DNA polymerase III subunit alpha, with amino-acid sequence MSADFIHLHVHSHLSLLNALPKIPELVHAAKKDGQTALALTDDGNLYGVIDFYKACKKAEIKPIIGVDFFVAPRTRHDKEHRIDNRTSRLVLLAKNKKGYDNLIKLVTLSNTEGFYYRARIDQELIEQNSEGLIAILPSFASPVSHALRDHDTEKATGRLEWYKKVFGENLYLELTHHPEIPDHQELQERIVELSQTNDVPLVAAQDVYYMKHEDNLARELARKIQSGTSLMGDEADRPEDFSFINQKTAKTYFKKYPEALANTVKIAESCDVQLELGNWVFPNYPTDKGSNYDDMLRKVAYEGIPTRNMEETDEVKERIEYELDIIKTKGYSPYFLVVSDLLLNAKRMGIFTNTRGSAAGSLVSYLTNITNINPLDYNLPFERFLNPERPSAPDVDMDIADNRRDDLIDYAREKYGTDHVAQIGTFGTMAARAVVRDVARGLGYSYNVGDRLAKLIPFGAQGFPMTLARALEMEPELKQAYTEDSETKEIIDLAKKLEGNARHMGVHAAGVVISPTPLLDFVPIQLDPKGGKTVTQYDMHAVEDAGLLKFDFLGLKNLAVLADSIKRVKKIQGIEIDPDTIPLDNPETYEMLAQGQTMGVFQMASAGMTKWLVELRPSVIHDINAMVALYRPGPMEFIPSYVERKHDASKVTYLHPDMEPILNTSYGVITYQDDVLMIAIKFANYSWLEADKFRKAIGKKIPEEMAKQKDRFISGCLEYGLTEAIVNELWEQIETFAAYGFNKAHAASYGNLAYKTAYMKANYPLEFMSALLTADSGDVEKITEIIVECKAMGIEILPPDVNESYEEFSVVPNENQIRFGLTSIKNFGTNVAHTIVEERKTNGEYTSIENFLERVRHGGMNRRGLESLIQSGALDRFATRGVLLENVDILLEYQREMNKRPEGQDSLFGTVETNSAITLVDAKDVSMQQRLAWEKELLGLYVSGHPLDAHAKKLEGKQGIGEVKIKHREGTATVIAGIISENKTILTKNGEKMAFITLSDLNDSIESVAFPRILTEHGDLLSVDTCVLFKGRVSKRNDELSFIIEAVRAL; translated from the coding sequence ATGAGCGCTGACTTTATTCATTTACACGTACACAGTCATCTTTCGCTACTCAATGCGTTGCCTAAAATCCCTGAGCTTGTACATGCTGCAAAAAAAGATGGGCAAACGGCACTTGCACTTACCGATGACGGAAACCTCTACGGTGTAATCGACTTCTACAAAGCCTGTAAAAAAGCAGAAATAAAACCCATCATAGGTGTTGACTTCTTTGTTGCGCCGCGTACTCGTCACGACAAAGAACACCGTATAGACAACCGCACCTCTCGCCTTGTATTACTCGCCAAAAACAAGAAAGGCTACGACAACCTTATTAAATTAGTTACACTCTCAAACACAGAAGGTTTTTACTATCGAGCTCGTATCGACCAAGAACTTATAGAGCAAAATAGTGAAGGTCTTATAGCCATACTTCCCTCTTTTGCGTCTCCAGTCTCTCACGCGTTACGCGACCATGACACTGAAAAAGCAACAGGACGCCTTGAGTGGTACAAAAAAGTATTTGGTGAAAATCTGTACCTAGAACTGACGCATCACCCAGAAATTCCTGATCATCAAGAACTTCAAGAACGTATTGTCGAGCTATCACAAACAAACGATGTGCCTCTCGTTGCCGCACAAGATGTGTATTATATGAAGCACGAAGATAACCTTGCCAGAGAACTTGCTCGAAAAATCCAAAGTGGTACGAGTCTTATGGGAGATGAAGCTGACCGACCAGAGGACTTTTCTTTCATTAACCAAAAGACAGCAAAGACGTATTTCAAAAAATATCCCGAAGCTCTAGCAAATACTGTAAAAATCGCAGAAAGCTGTGATGTGCAGCTGGAGCTTGGTAATTGGGTATTCCCAAACTATCCAACAGACAAAGGGAGTAACTACGACGACATGCTTCGCAAAGTAGCCTACGAAGGTATTCCTACTCGCAACATGGAGGAGACTGATGAAGTAAAGGAACGCATTGAGTACGAACTCGATATTATAAAGACAAAGGGTTACTCACCATACTTCCTTGTGGTCTCTGACCTTCTTCTCAACGCAAAAAGAATGGGAATCTTTACCAACACACGTGGTTCAGCCGCTGGCTCACTAGTGTCATACCTCACAAACATAACGAACATTAACCCCCTTGATTACAATCTTCCTTTTGAGCGTTTCCTAAACCCCGAACGACCGTCAGCACCTGATGTCGATATGGACATTGCTGATAACCGTCGTGATGACCTTATCGACTATGCGCGTGAAAAGTATGGCACCGACCACGTAGCTCAAATTGGAACTTTTGGAACCATGGCAGCACGCGCTGTTGTACGTGACGTTGCTAGAGGTTTAGGGTACTCATACAACGTCGGTGATCGTCTTGCAAAACTTATTCCTTTTGGGGCCCAAGGATTTCCTATGACACTCGCCCGAGCACTCGAGATGGAACCAGAATTAAAGCAAGCGTACACAGAAGATTCTGAAACAAAGGAGATTATCGACCTTGCAAAGAAGCTCGAAGGAAACGCGAGACACATGGGAGTACACGCCGCCGGAGTGGTTATATCACCCACCCCACTATTGGACTTTGTACCTATCCAACTCGACCCAAAAGGCGGTAAGACAGTAACTCAGTACGATATGCATGCCGTAGAAGACGCCGGGCTTTTAAAGTTCGACTTTCTTGGTCTTAAAAACTTGGCGGTTCTTGCAGACTCAATTAAGCGAGTAAAAAAGATACAAGGTATTGAAATTGATCCGGATACTATTCCACTCGATAACCCCGAAACGTATGAGATGCTCGCACAAGGACAAACGATGGGAGTGTTCCAAATGGCAAGCGCTGGAATGACCAAATGGTTAGTTGAACTACGTCCTTCGGTCATTCACGATATTAATGCGATGGTGGCGCTCTACCGTCCTGGTCCGATGGAATTCATTCCTAGCTATGTAGAAAGAAAACATGACGCTTCAAAAGTCACCTATCTGCATCCGGATATGGAACCAATCCTAAATACTTCCTACGGTGTTATAACCTATCAGGATGACGTTTTGATGATTGCGATTAAATTCGCTAATTACTCATGGCTTGAAGCAGATAAGTTCCGCAAAGCTATCGGTAAAAAAATCCCGGAAGAAATGGCTAAACAAAAGGACCGGTTTATTTCAGGGTGCCTCGAGTATGGTTTAACTGAAGCAATTGTGAACGAACTTTGGGAGCAAATCGAAACGTTTGCTGCGTATGGTTTCAACAAAGCACACGCCGCTAGCTACGGTAACCTTGCATACAAAACAGCGTACATGAAAGCAAACTACCCGCTTGAGTTTATGTCAGCATTGCTCACAGCAGATTCAGGTGATGTTGAAAAAATCACTGAGATAATTGTGGAATGTAAAGCGATGGGAATCGAAATATTGCCGCCTGACGTGAACGAAAGTTATGAAGAATTCTCTGTAGTTCCAAACGAAAATCAAATTCGATTTGGTCTTACTTCTATAAAGAACTTCGGCACAAATGTAGCCCACACTATTGTAGAAGAAAGAAAAACAAATGGTGAGTATACGAGTATAGAAAATTTCTTAGAGCGAGTGCGTCACGGTGGCATGAACCGAAGAGGTCTTGAGTCTCTTATTCAAAGTGGTGCACTTGATCGTTTTGCCACTCGGGGAGTATTACTCGAAAATGTAGATATCCTTCTTGAATACCAACGAGAAATGAACAAACGTCCAGAAGGTCAAGACTCTCTCTTTGGTACCGTAGAAACAAATAGTGCAATCACACTCGTAGATGCTAAGGATGTAAGCATGCAACAGAGATTAGCTTGGGAGAAAGAGCTTCTTGGTCTATACGTTTCAGGACACCCATTGGATGCTCATGCCAAGAAACTAGAAGGAAAACAAGGTATTGGTGAAGTGAAGATAAAACATCGCGAAGGAACCGCAACAGTAATCGCAGGTATTATTTCAGAAAACAAAACTATTCTCACAAAAAATGGAGAGAAGATGGCATTTATTACACTGAGTGATTTAAATGATTCAATAGAGTCAGTTGCTTTTCCTCGAATCCTTACAGAACATGGTGATCTGCTAAGTGTTGATACCTGTGTTTTGTTCAAAGGGCGTGTATCGAAGCGAAACGACGAATTGAGCTTCATCATCGAAGCAGTACGTGCGCTCTAG
- a CDS encoding ribonuclease HII, translating into MSAKYIIGIDEAGRGPVAGPISVGAVCVAVSVVIEHELFAKGIKDSKKLTPKRRNVLFDWIHQNDNLRQGVGLIGSDVIDAQGIVPATRLAMESAIEQVLPGGCSMDDITVLLDGGLYAPEVFKNQETIVKGDEKEVVIALASVMAKVSRDREMERLGLKYPEYGFEGHKGYGTKAHYAAIRENGMCKEHRRSFLTRFL; encoded by the coding sequence ATGAGCGCCAAATATATCATCGGCATAGATGAAGCAGGCCGTGGTCCTGTAGCTGGTCCTATTTCAGTTGGTGCTGTTTGTGTTGCTGTATCAGTTGTAATTGAACATGAGCTCTTTGCAAAAGGAATAAAGGATTCTAAAAAACTGACACCAAAGCGGAGGAACGTACTGTTTGATTGGATTCATCAAAATGACAATCTACGACAAGGTGTCGGGTTGATTGGTTCTGATGTAATAGATGCGCAAGGTATTGTTCCGGCAACTCGTTTGGCAATGGAGAGTGCTATTGAGCAGGTTCTTCCAGGCGGGTGCAGTATGGATGATATCACTGTTTTGCTTGATGGAGGACTCTATGCTCCTGAAGTGTTTAAAAACCAAGAGACTATTGTAAAGGGAGATGAAAAAGAGGTAGTTATTGCACTAGCTTCAGTCATGGCAAAAGTCTCGCGAGATAGAGAAATGGAGAGGTTAGGACTCAAATACCCAGAATATGGGTTTGAAGGTCACAAAGGCTACGGCACTAAAGCTCATTATGCAGCCATAAGAGAGAACGGTATGTGTAAAGAGCACCGCAGAAGTTTTTTGACTCGGTTTTTGTAG
- the rpmF gene encoding 50S ribosomal protein L32, producing the protein MSARMRVTRAHTGNRRSHHALKEPRLSTCAKCSAKHLRHRMCPECGSYRGREVVDIVAKKESRMKRREENMKALGAEIEKHEEEIHDKPKDENLKTEGKKVTETVKTAPKAEAKKEK; encoded by the coding sequence ATGTCAGCACGAATGCGGGTAACCCGCGCACATACCGGTAATCGCCGTTCACATCACGCACTCAAAGAGCCACGTCTTTCAACGTGTGCTAAATGTAGTGCAAAACACCTTCGTCATCGAATGTGTCCAGAATGTGGAAGTTATCGAGGACGTGAAGTTGTCGATATTGTCGCAAAGAAAGAATCTCGCATGAAGCGACGAGAAGAAAATATGAAAGCGCTTGGTGCAGAAATTGAGAAGCACGAAGAAGAAATTCATGACAAACCTAAGGACGAAAATCTGAAGACTGAAGGCAAGAAAGTAACTGAAACAGTCAAAACAGCTCCGAAGGCAGAAGCTAAAAAGGAAAAATAA
- the nusB gene encoding transcription antitermination factor NusB, translated as MSNRHTARSVVLQTLFELDSEGMDRSRADDILVNNANEFAPNSNLFPFMKQLLETALAKQTEIDAIIVKAAPEWPLEKIAVTDRNILRLGLSELLYSDRGQVPPKVAINEAIELGKEFGGESSGRFINGVLGAVYKEMGEPEKEQTGKTKKTIDEANLRTEEIVGAVVYAEEEGQLYVALVHDVFGHWTLCKGKLKEGEDSKAGALRKVKEEIGLEGEVISELGENTYVASDPNEGKKKRHGQYHLVQVPFDDLTLKSEGGLDDAQWFKLADIIDLNFYDDILPVVTRAVNVLVQHRT; from the coding sequence ATGTCAAATCGACACACCGCACGTTCTGTTGTTCTTCAAACTCTCTTCGAATTAGATTCGGAGGGAATGGATAGGTCTCGTGCTGATGACATACTCGTAAATAACGCAAACGAATTTGCACCAAACTCAAACCTGTTTCCATTTATGAAACAGTTGCTTGAGACAGCTCTTGCAAAACAAACAGAAATTGACGCAATTATAGTTAAAGCTGCTCCTGAGTGGCCTCTTGAAAAAATTGCCGTAACCGACAGAAATATCCTCCGTTTAGGTTTGTCTGAACTTTTATATTCAGATCGCGGGCAAGTACCACCAAAGGTGGCAATAAATGAGGCGATTGAGCTTGGTAAAGAATTTGGTGGTGAATCAAGTGGACGCTTCATAAACGGTGTTCTTGGTGCTGTCTATAAGGAAATGGGAGAGCCTGAAAAAGAGCAAACTGGAAAAACTAAGAAAACGATAGACGAAGCAAATCTACGTACTGAAGAGATTGTTGGTGCTGTCGTCTATGCTGAAGAAGAAGGGCAGCTGTATGTTGCACTGGTTCATGATGTATTTGGACACTGGACTCTTTGTAAAGGAAAGCTCAAAGAAGGAGAAGACTCAAAAGCTGGAGCACTACGCAAGGTGAAAGAAGAAATTGGTCTTGAGGGAGAAGTCATAAGCGAGCTTGGTGAAAATACGTATGTCGCTTCAGATCCAAATGAGGGCAAAAAGAAACGTCATGGACAGTATCATCTTGTGCAGGTTCCTTTTGATGACTTGACTCTCAAGAGCGAAGGAGGTCTTGATGACGCTCAGTGGTTTAAACTTGCAGATATTATTGATCTTAATTTCTATGACGATATCTTGCCTGTGGTCACGAGAGCCGTAAATGTACTTGTGCAACATCGAACCTAA
- the rnc gene encoding ribonuclease III produces MKDFSEFEKRVGFTFKNKELIKTAFTHRSFVNENREVAKEHNERLEFLGDAVLELVITDFLYNKYPERPEGELTAFRASLVNTQSISAAATELGMNDFLLLSRGEAKDTGRARQYILANTFEAFIGALYLDQQYDAARKFIEQTLFGKIEKIVEERLWQDAKSFFQEKVQEEYSETPSYELAGEAGPDHDKKFIVAALIAGKAVAQGEGRSKQEAEQAAAKKAIEVKGW; encoded by the coding sequence ATGAAAGATTTCTCAGAATTTGAAAAAAGAGTCGGATTTACCTTCAAAAATAAAGAACTCATAAAAACGGCATTTACACACCGTTCGTTTGTAAATGAAAATAGGGAGGTAGCAAAAGAACACAATGAACGTTTGGAGTTTTTGGGTGACGCAGTACTTGAGTTGGTCATTACTGATTTTCTATATAATAAATACCCAGAACGACCCGAAGGTGAACTTACCGCGTTTCGTGCATCATTGGTGAACACGCAAAGTATTTCAGCGGCTGCAACAGAACTTGGCATGAACGATTTTCTATTGCTATCTAGAGGTGAAGCAAAAGACACAGGGCGCGCACGGCAATATATTCTTGCCAATACATTTGAAGCGTTTATTGGTGCACTGTATCTGGATCAACAGTATGATGCTGCACGGAAATTTATTGAACAGACACTTTTCGGAAAGATTGAGAAAATAGTAGAGGAGCGATTATGGCAAGATGCCAAAAGTTTCTTCCAAGAGAAAGTACAAGAAGAATATTCCGAAACACCTTCATACGAATTAGCAGGAGAGGCAGGGCCAGATCATGATAAAAAATTTATTGTTGCAGCATTAATTGCTGGAAAGGCAGTTGCACAAGGGGAAGGGCGTTCAAAACAAGAGGCGGAACAGGCGGCGGCTAAGAAGGCTATTGAGGTAAAAGGTTGGTAA